Below is a genomic region from bacterium BMS3Abin02.
CTCCAACGTGGTCCCGGTCTCCTCGACATCCGGCCATTCGAGCCCTCGAGCCACCACATCCACGAGCCCCAGTCCCCGCAAGACTGCCTCGATCTCGCCGATCTTGTCCGGGTTCTTCGAGGCGACGACGAGTCGCTCGATCTTCACGCCTCTGCCGCCTGGCGCTGCAGGTCGAGCAGTTCGGCGATCCCGGCGTCTGCGAGGTCGAGCAGGTCGTTCAAATCGGCGCGAGAGAACGGTGCCCCCTCTGCGGTACCTTGGACCTCCACGAGCAGACCCCTGCCGGTCATCACGACGTTCATGTCCACGTCGGCGGCGACATCGTCCGCGTACTCGAGGTCGAGCCGGGGTTCCCCATCCACGATACCGACGGAGACGGCGGCAACCCGATCGATGATCGGACTCTCGCGCAACGCCCCATTGGCGACGGCCTCTTCGAAGGCGTCGTGCATGGCAATCCATGCTCCGGTGATCGCGGCGCATCGGGTTCCGCCGTCGGCCTGGAGCACGTCGCAATCGATACGCATCATCATCTCGGACATGGCTTCGAGACGAACCACCGAACGCATCGAGCGGCCGATCAGTCGCGAGATCTCCTTCGATCGTCCACCCGAGTAGTTGTCTCGCCTGATGCGCTCACTGCTGGACCCGGGCAGCATCCCGTATTCGGCCGTGACCCAGCCCTTCTTGCTTCCTCGCATCCAGTGAGGCACTTTCTCTTCGATCGATGCGGTACAGAGAACGCGGGTCCGTCCCATCTCGATGAGGACCGAACCCGGGGTCATCTCCGTGTACCCCTGAGTGATCCTCACCGGGCGCAACTCGTCGACGGGACGTTCTCTCGATGCCACGGGTCCTCCTCAAACCTTGACGGTCATCCCGGGGACCGCGAGGCCCACCGGTCTGCCGAATGTCGCTTCTGCTTCGGTCACGGATCGGCCGGGGTCGAGGAACGGCCAAATGTGCGTAATCATCAACTTGTCGACGACCTGGCCCCTCGCTATCTCCCCTGCCTCCGCCGCGGTCAGGTGCTGGGGCCACGGCTTGTCCTCTGCGGCACCCTGGTACGTAGCCTCACACACGAACAGGTCGGCGCGCTCGG
It encodes:
- a CDS encoding ribonuclease Z; this encodes MTCCLGGPQHDPAGTFDFRICDDGSAATVGSIGLKFSRTDHGVPTLAVRAEADGRVLVYSSDTGPAGDWARLAERADLFVCEATYQGAAEDKPWPQHLTAAEAGEIARGQVVDKLMITHIWPFLDPGRSVTEAEATFGRPVGLAVPGMTVKV
- the rph gene encoding ribonuclease PH, with the translated sequence MASRERPVDELRPVRITQGYTEMTPGSVLIEMGRTRVLCTASIEEKVPHWMRGSKKGWVTAEYGMLPGSSSERIRRDNYSGGRSKEISRLIGRSMRSVVRLEAMSEMMMRIDCDVLQADGGTRCAAITGAWIAMHDAFEEAVANGALRESPIIDRVAAVSVGIVDGEPRLDLEYADDVAADVDMNVVMTGRGLLVEVQGTAEGAPFSRADLNDLLDLADAGIAELLDLQRQAAEA